A region from the Microcebus murinus isolate Inina chromosome 3, M.murinus_Inina_mat1.0, whole genome shotgun sequence genome encodes:
- the IL36B gene encoding interleukin-36 beta isoform X2 — protein MVWVLDGNSLIAAPLNNSVKPVFLELVASRDTEFHNEEKGNLVYLAIQGKDLCIFCEEFQGKPTLQLKEKKIMNLYLEKKAPKPFFFFHNKEGSTSVFESVFYPGWFIATFLTAGQPITLTQKRDITTNTNFYLDPKK, from the exons ATGGTGTGGGTCCTGGATGGAAATTCTTTAATAGCAGCTCCTCTTAACAACAGTGTCAAGCCTG TCTTTCTTGAGTTAGTAGCAAGTAGAGACACAGAATTCCACAATGAAGAAAAAGGTAATCTGGTTTACCTGGCAATCCAAGGCAAAGATCTGTGTATCTTCTGTGAGGAATTTCAGGGCAAGCCTACTTTGCAGCTTAAG gAGAAAAAGATTATGAACCTGTACCTGGAGAAGAAAGCACcaaagccatttttctttttccacaatAAGGAGGGCTCCACCTCTGTCTTTGAGTCAGTCTTCTACCCTGGCTGGTTCATAGCCACCTTCCTCACAGCAGGACAGCCCATCACTCTCACCCAGAAGAGGGACATAACTACCAACACTAACTTCTACTTAGatcctaaaaaataa
- the IL36B gene encoding interleukin-36 beta isoform X1 yields MVWVLDGNSLIAAPLNNSVKPVFLELVASRDTEFHNEEKGNLVYLAIQGKDLCIFCEEFQGKPTLQLKLQGSQDTWGMDTCRNILGIHICANLEVRGSWSMGTLEKWRMGVDGGKEWESSLQHHHLREKDRVSHPCGPR; encoded by the exons ATGGTGTGGGTCCTGGATGGAAATTCTTTAATAGCAGCTCCTCTTAACAACAGTGTCAAGCCTG TCTTTCTTGAGTTAGTAGCAAGTAGAGACACAGAATTCCACAATGAAGAAAAAGGTAATCTGGTTTACCTGGCAATCCAAGGCAAAGATCTGTGTATCTTCTGTGAGGAATTTCAGGGCAAGCCTACTTTGCAGCTTAA ACTCCAGGGATCCCAGgacacctgggggatggacacttgCAGGAACATACTTGGCATTCACATATGTGCAAACCTGGAAGTGAGAGGGAGCTGGTCCATGGGAACCCTTGAAAAATGGAGGATGGGAGTGGATG GTGGAAAGGAGTGGGAGAGTTCCCTTCAACATCACCATCTCAGGGAGAAGGACAGAGTTTCTCATCCTTGTGGACCAAGGTAG